From Anser cygnoides isolate HZ-2024a breed goose chromosome 31, Taihu_goose_T2T_genome, whole genome shotgun sequence:
ggggggggcccggccgcccccgcagATCCCCGTTAATCCCCGGGCGGAGCCAAGCCCGGCGGAGCCACCGCGGGCACCGGGAGCTGCGCGGGtgagaggggccggggggctcgggggggggggggcaccggggggggggcaccggtcagtgggggggggagggtcccgggggggctgggTCCCCTGGGGGTGGGAGGtcccgggggtggggggtccctggggggtgtgcctggggacggggggcctggggggggtccttgggggggggggtcgggggagCTGGGTCCTCTTGGAGGGGGGGGTcacctgggggtggggggggggtgattaGGGGGGGCTCTGGGTCCCTTcggggggacacctggggggggtcctggggacattggggaggggctgggacccctgggggtgtgggggcaccTCGGGGGGGTGTCTGGGtccccttggggggggggccctgggggtcttgggggggcgGGGTGGGCTGGGACCTCTAGGGAGGGGGGTcatgggggaggagggggcacctgggagggctggggggggggcgtagtgggggtgctgggacccctgggggtggggggggccccgaggggttggggggcagctgggggggggtcctgggggcaccggggggggggctgagccccctggggacccccccagggtgggggggccttgggcacttgggggggggtctgggacCCCTGGGTGctttcggggggggggtgctttGGGACACCTTGGGGCCCtttgggggggcacctgggtctttttgggggggctctgggtccttttggggggggttccccccccccgggggtcctgggggggggggccctggtcctgccccccccccctccttcccagcaccctttgggggtctggggggggggttcgggtTCCCAGCATCCTttgggccatgggggggggtcgAAGGGGGGGGCACCATTCCCAGCATGCCCTGCGGCCCAGGGGCACtgtgggattggggggggggtccccggggggggggtggaagcGGCTTAGGGCTGAGCGGCTTTGGCGCTAATTATAGCGCGCCGGCCCTTTAAGGTCTCAGACCCCggcctgggggcggggctaatCCCGGGCAGGGGGGCGGAGCTAATCCCGGGGGTGAGGTTAATCCGGGGGGCGGGGCTGTTGCAAGGGCGGGGGTAATCTGGGGAGCAAGGGTGATACGGGTGGGCGGGGGCTAATCCTGAAGGTGAGGTTAAtccagggggcggggctaatcTGAGGGTGGGGCTAGTGGGGGCAGGGTTAATCTGGGGGGCGGGGCTAATCCCGGGGAGAGGTTAAATTTGGGGGTGGGGCTTATATGAGGGCAGGGCTAATCCAGGGGGTGGGGCTAATCCAGGGGGTGGTGCTAATCCAAGTGTGGGGctaatctggggggggggggttaatatGGGGAAGTGGGGCTAATCCAGGGGTGATGGTATCCCGGGGGCGGTGCTAATCCGAGGGCGGGGCTTATTCAGGGGCAGGGCTGATCTGAAGGGGCAGGGCTAATCCAGGGTGAGGTTAATCCAAGGGACGGAGCTTTTCCGAGGGCGGGGCTAATCTGGGGAGAAAAGTTGATATGAGTGGTTGGAGCTAACCAGGGGTGGGGTCAACCCAGGGGGCAGGGCTAATCTGGGGGTGGGGCTAATCCAGGGGCGAGGTTAAGATTTGAGGTGGGGCTAATATGAGGGTGGGGCTAATCCAGGGGGTGGGGCTAATCCAGGGGTAAGGTTACCCCAGGGGGCAGTGCTAATCCATGGGCGGGGCTAATCCGGGGGGGGGATAATATGGGGGAATGGGGCTAATCCAGGGGTGATGGTATCCCAGGAGGCGGTGCTAATCCGAGGGCGGGGCTTATGCAGGGGCAAGGCTGATctgaaggggcggggctaatcCAGGGTGAGGTTAATCCAGGGGAATGGGCTATTCCGAGGGCGGGCCTAATCTGGGGAGCAAAATTGGTATGGGTGGTTGGGGCTAATCAGGGGTGGTGTCAactcagggggcggggctaatcCCAGGGCAGGACTAATGCGGGGACAGGGCTAATCTGGGGGACAGGGCTAATCTGGGGGGCGGGGCTAATCTGGAGGCATGGTTAAGATTGGGGGTGGGGGTACTATGAGGGAGGGGCTAATACACCGGTGGGGCTAATACAGGGGGTGGGGCTAATCTGAGTGTGGGACTACTGTGGGGACAGGGTTAATccggggagcagagcagggggtgAGGATAactcagggggcggggctaaccCGAAGGGGAGGCTAACCTGGGGTTGCTAATCCAGGGGGTGGGACTAATCTGGGGGTGAGTTTGACCTAGGGGGTGGGGCTAATCCGGGTCTGAGGTTGACCCGGGGGTGGGATGAATCCAAGGGCAGGGCTAATGCAGGGGCAGGGCTAATCTGAGGGGGTGAGGCTAATCCAGGGGCGAGGTTAAACTTGGGGGTGGGGTTTATATATGCGCGGGGCTAATACACAGGTGGAGCTAATCCAGGGGGAGGGGCTAATCTATGGGTGAGGTTAACCCAGGGGGCGGAGATGATCTAGGGGCGGCGCTAATATGGGGAGGAGCTAATCTGGGGAGGTGGAGCTAATCTGGGGGAGAAGTTAACCCAGGGAGTGGGGCTAATCTGCGGGTGAGGCTAATCTGGGGTTGCTAGTCTGGGGAGCAGGGCTAATTTTGGGGTGAGATTGACCTATGGGGTGGGGCTAATCTGGGTACGAGGTTAACCCAGGGGTTGGGGCTAATACCTAATCCGAGGGTGGGGCTAATACAGGGACAGGGCTAATCTGAGGGGGTGGGGCTAATCTGGGGGCAAGGTTGAACCTGGGGGTGAGGTTTATATAAGGGCAGGGCTAATACGCAGGTGGGGAGGGGCTAATCCATGGGTGAGGTTAATCCAGGGGACGGTGCTAATCCGAGGGTGGGGTTAATATGGCGGTGGGGATAATCTGAGGGTGGGGATAATCTGGGGAAGTGAGGCTAATCTGGGGGTGAGGTTAACCCAAGAGGTGGGGCTAATCTGATGGTGAGGCTAATCTGGGGTTGCTAATCCGTGGGGTGAGGCTAATCTGGGGGTGAGTTTGACCTAGGGGGTGGGGCTAATCAGGGTCAGAGGTTAACCCAGTGGGTGGGACTAATCTAAGGGTGGGGCTAATGCAGGGCAAAGCTAATCTGAGGGGGTGGGGCTAATTTGGGGGCAAGGTTTAACCTGGGGGTGGGGCTAATATGAGGGTGGGGCTAATACACAGGTGAGGCTAATCCAGGGGGAGGGGCTAATCCATGGGTGAGGTTAACACAGGGCGTGGGGCTAATCCAAGGGCAGAGATAATCTGGGGTGGGATAATCTGGGGCAGGGCTAATCCAGGGTGGCGGGGCTAATCTGGGAGTGAGGTTAACCCAGGGAGCAGGGCTAATCTGAGGGCGAGGCTAATCTGGGGTTGTTAATCCAGGGGGTGGGGCTAATCTGGGGGTGGGTTTGACCCAGAGGGAGGGGCTAATCCGGGGGTGGGGCTAATCCGGGCACGGGGCTAAACCGGGGTGGGGCTAATCCGGGGGCGGGGTTAACCCAGGGGTGGGGTTAATCCTGGCATCGCGCCCGgcctcagccccttcccctcctcccgcAGCCATGGACATCGGCGGCTTGGAGACGGTGGTGGCCAACTCAGCCTACGTGTCGGCCCGCGGCGGCGCCGGCGCTTCGGGGGCCTCGAGCCGGGACCGGCGGCATCGCGCCCGCCTCCgcctgccccacatctcccagTGCGAGGCCCTGCGCGCCCGCCTGGCTGGCGGTGCCCCCGGTAACGGCGGAGGGGGCGCCCCGCAACATGGCGGCGCCCAAGGTGCCTCCgggcaagatggcggcgcccagGAGGGGGCGGAGGAGATGTCCTTCCGGTGGCAGTGCCTGGAGCAGCCAATCGGGAAGCGGCTCTTCCGGCAGTTCCTGGAGGCCACGCCGGGATTGGCCGCGGCCGGGGCGCTGTGGGCGGAGCTCGAGGCCTTCGAGTGCTGCGAGGAGGCGGAGCGCGGTGGGGCGGCCATGGCCCTGCGGGGGCGGTTCTTCACCCCGGGAGGGGCCGAGCACTGTGGCTTCCTCAGCGCCGCCGCCACGGCGCCGCCTGCAGGTGAGTGGGGCGGCCATGACACCTCCGGGGGCGGCCATGATACTGCCAACGGCGGCCATGATACCTCCAGGTCGGCCATGACACCTCCAAGGTGGCCATGATACTTCCAATGGCAGCCATGATACCTCCAGGGGCGGCCATGATACCTCCTGGGGCAGCCATGATACCGCCAATGGCAGCCATGATACCTCCAAGGGCAGCCATGACACCTCCAATGGCAGCCATGATACCTCCAAGGGCGGCCATGATACCTCCAATGGCAGCCATGATACCTCCAGGTCGGCCATGATACCTCCAATGGCGGCCATGATACCTCCAGGGCAGCCATGACACCTCTGGGGGCGGCCATGATATCTCCAAGGGTGGCCATGATATCTCCTGGGGCAGCCATGATACCTCCAATGGCAGCCATGATACCTCCAATGGCAGCCATGATACCTCCAATGGCAGCCATGATACCTCCAAGGGCAGCCACGACACCTCCAATGGCAGCCATGATACCTCCAATGGCGGCCATGATACCTCCAATGGCAGCCATGATACCTCCAGGGGCGGCCATGATACCTCCTGGGGCAGCCATGATACCGCCAATGGCAGCCATGATACCTCCAAGGGCAGCCATGACACCTCCAATGGCAGCCATGATACCTCCAAGGGCGGCCATGATACCTCCAAGGGCAGCCACGACACCTCCAATGGCAGCCATGATACCTCCAATGGCGGCCATGATACCTCCAATGGCAGCCATGATACCTCCTGGGGCAGCCATGATACCTCCAGGTCGGCCATGACACCTCCAAGGTGGCCATGATACCTCCAATGGCAGCCATGATACCTCCAGGGGCGGCCATGATACCTCCTGGGGCAGCCATGATACCTCCAATGGCAGCCATGATACCTCCAAGGGCAGCCATGACACCTCCAATGGCAGCCATGATACCTCCAAGGGTGGCCATGATACCTCCAATGGCAGCCATGATACCTCCAGGTCGGCCATGATACCTCCAATGGCGGCCATGATACCTCCAATGGCGGCCATGATACCTCCAATGGCGGCCATGATACCTCCAGGGCAGCCATGACACCTCTGGGGGCGGCCATGATATCTCCAAGGGTGGCCATGATATCTCCTGGGGCAGCCATGATACCTCCAATGGCAGCCATGATACCTCCAATGGCAGCCATGATACCTCCAAGGGCAGCCACGACACCTCCAATGGCAGCCATGATACCTCCAATGGCGGCCATGATACCTCCAATGGCAGCCATGATACCTCCTGGGGCAGCCATGATACCTCCAGGTCGGCCATGACACCTCCAAGGTGGCCATGATACCTCCAATGGCGGCCATGATACCTCCAATGGCGGCCATGATACCGCCAATGGTGGCCATAATACCTCCGATGGTGGCCATGATACCACCAGGGCGGCCATGATACCTCCAATGGCAGCCACGATACCTCCAATGGCGGCCATGATACCTCCAATGCTGGCCATGATACCTCCAATGCTGGCCATGACACTTCCTGGAGCAGCCATGATACTTCCAATGGCAGCCAAGATACGGCCAGGGGTGGCCATGACACCTCCCAGTGCGGCCATGATACGTCCTGGGATGGCCATGAAGATGGCAACCATGATAACCCCAGTGGTAGCCATGACACCCCGGTTGAAGCCATGAAGATGGTGACCATGACACCAGTTGTGGCCATGACACCGCCAGTTGCAACCATGATGTTGAGGGCAGCCATGACACCATTGGCAGCCATCACACCACCAGTAATCATGACGCCAATGGCACCCCCAGTGGTAGCAATGACCTTGGTGGCAGCCATGACACCAACGGCAGCCATGACACCCCCAGTAATGGCCATGGCACCCCCAATGGCAGCCATGACCTTGATGGCAGCCATGACACCCACGGCTGCCATGACACCCACGGCTGCCACGacacccccacacccctcaTGCTGTCCCCAcctctctccctgctcctcccaggcCCCAGCACCCTGGAGGACTTTGGGCTGGCGCAGAAGGAGCTGCTGGCGCACCTGGAGGCGACGGCGTGGGCGCCGTACCGCGCCTCGCCCTACTTCGGGCGCTTCACCCAGTTCAAGTGGCTGGAGGGGCAGCCGGTGGGCGCCGAGGCCTTCGCTGACTTCCGCGTGCTGGGCAAGGGCGGCTTCGGCGAGGTCTGCGCCTGCCAGCGCCGCGCCACCGGCAAGATGTACGCCAACAAGCGCCTCAACAAGAAGCGGCTCAAGAAGCGCCATGGCTACGAGGTggccgtccccgtccctgccaTCATCGTTCGGGTCCCTCGTCTGCCTGTTTGTCCCCTGTCCATCCCTCTGTCCCCCTGTCCATCCTTCTGTCCCATCATCTGTCttcctgtccccttccctgtccccctgcccccttgTCCGTCCCTCTGTCCCCCTGTCCATTCCTCTGTCCTCCTGTCCATCCCTCTAGCCCATCgtctgtccctctgtcccctcaCCTGCCCATCTGTCCCCTTGTCCATCCCTCTGGCCCCTCGTCCAGCCTTTCAAccccttccctgtccccctgtcccctcgtTCATTCCTGcgtcccctctgtcccctcaTCTGTCCCCTTGTCCATCCTTCTGTCCCCCTGtccatccccctgtccccttgTCCATCCCTCTGTCTGCTCATCTgtctccctgtccccctccatgtccccctgtccccttgTCCATCCCTCTGTCCCCCTGTCCATCCCTCTGGCCCCTTGTCCATCCTTCTGTCCCCTCACCTGgccccccatccccctccctgtccccctgtcccctcgtccatccctctgtcccctcctcctccctctttttccccccttttcttcctccattttccttctcatcgTCTTCTATGTTTTCCTCATGATCTCTGTGTGTGCTTGGCATGTGCTTGGCGTGCACGCCCGAAGATGCTTTGGGCCATCCAAGGTTGGGGAGGGACCCAGTGGGAACACACATGTGCTTGGCGTGTGCTTGACATGTACTCGCTCCGTGCCACCCCATGTGCTTGGCGTGTCCTCGGCCTGCACCGGGCCGGCACCAGCTGCGTGTCCTTGTCATGTGCTTGGCGTGTGCAGGCGGCGCTGGTGGAGAAGCGCATCCTGGCGCGGGTGCACAGCCGCTTCATCGTCTCGCTGGCCTGCGCCTTCCAGACCAAGACCGACCTCTGCCTCGTCATGACGCTCATGAACGGCGGTGACCTGCGGTAAGCGTGTGCTTGGCGTGTGCTTGGCGTGTGCTTGGCGTGTGCCTGGCGTGTTATTTGGCCGTAGCATGTACGTGGCGTGCACATCATGTTTGCAATGGGAtgtcccagctcctggggcacctcCGCATGTTCTTAGCGTGTGCACATCCACGGCGTGTCCTTAGCATGTGCGTGTCATGTTTTTGGTGTGGTCTTTAGCATGTGCAGGTGCCACACATGTGCAGCGTGGCCCTGGCCGACCCCAGCATCCCTGAGCTGTGTCCCCAGCGTGTCCCCGAGCCGCGGCgtgtccccgggtgctggcacGTCCCTGGCGTGTCCTTAGCATGTGCGTGGCGTGTCCTTGGCGTGCCAGGTACCACGTGTACAATGTGGACGAGGACAACCCCGGGTTCCCCGAGCCGCGGGCCGTGTTTTA
This genomic window contains:
- the GRK1 gene encoding rhodopsin kinase GRK1 isoform X1, which codes for MDIGGLETVVANSAYVSARGGAGASGASSRDRRHRARLRLPHISQCEALRARLAGGAPGNGGGGAPQHGGAQGASGQDGGAQEGAEEMSFRWQCLEQPIGKRLFRQFLEATPGLAAAGALWAELEAFECCEEAERGGAAMALRGRFFTPGGAEHCGFLSAAATAPPAGPSTLEDFGLAQKELLAHLEATAWAPYRASPYFGRFTQFKWLEGQPVGAEAFADFRVLGKGGFGEVCACQRRATGKMYANKRLNKKRLKKRHGYEAALVEKRILARVHSRFIVSLACAFQTKTDLCLVMTLMNGGDLRYHVYNVDEDNPGFPEPRAVFYTAQILLGLEHLHQHRIVYRDLKPENVLLDDAGHVRLSDMGLAVELREGQSKTRGYAGTPGFMAPEVLRDEEYDWAVDYFTLGVTLFEMVEARGPFRRRGEKVENQEVTRRTLHDPVTFSERFSAAARAACEGLLAKDPGARLGFQAGSCAQLKAHPLFAAVSWGRLEAGLVPPPLRAGPPPGVRQGPGGRGGLLVGAGRGAGRGGRGAVRRLRLGDRPRALAGGADRDRPLPGAQRLGGPRAAAPRPGPQRGPGGGGGALGHLRAAVIGWGGGGTPKLGAGGGRQGLIRPWEG
- the GRK1 gene encoding rhodopsin kinase GRK1 isoform X2, with the protein product MDIGGLETVVANSAYVSARGGAGASGASSRDRRHRARLRLPHISQCEALRARLAGGAPGNGGGGAPQHGGAQGASGQDGGAQEGAEEMSFRWQCLEQPIGKRLFRQFLEATPGLAAAGALWAELEAFECCEEAERGGAAMALRGRFFTPGGAEHCGFLSAAATAPPAGPSTLEDFGLAQKELLAHLEATAWAPYRASPYFGRFTQFKWLEGQPVGAEAFADFRVLGKGGFGEVCACQRRATGKMYANKRLNKKRLKKRHGYEAALVEKRILARVHSRFIVSLACAFQTKTDLCLVMTLMNGGDLRYHVYNVDEDNPGFPEPRAVFYTAQILLGLEHLHQHRIVYRDLKPENVLLDDAGHVRLSDMGLAVELREGQSKTRGYAGTPGFMAPEVLRDEEYDWAVDYFTLGVTLFEMVEARGPFRRRGEKVENQEVTRRTLHDPVTFSERFSAAARAACEGLLAKDPGARLGFQAGSCAQLKAHPLFAAVSWGRLEAWCPPPFVPDPRRVYAKDLGDVGAFSSVRGVELDGGDAALCDAFASGTVPVPWQEELIETGLFQELNVWGGPGQLPPDLDPNAALGGAGARSATCGLL